From a region of the Danio aesculapii chromosome 4, fDanAes4.1, whole genome shotgun sequence genome:
- the LOC130222097 gene encoding gastrula zinc finger protein XlCGF57.1-like isoform X2, whose protein sequence is MAFIKEESEDVKIEETFRVKQEDLQEQTDQIEENEGNKEEDHHVKIEEKTHLQTDGILKRRDKNRFTCTQCGKSFGRQSSLKIHMRIHTGEKPFTCTQCGKSFIQSSSLNLHMMSHNGEKPFTCTRCGKSFSRSSHLDHHMRIHTGEKPFMCTQCGKRFSLSSSLNQHMRIHTGEKPFMCTQCGKSFSLSSSLNLHLRIHTGEKPFTCTQCGKSFSQSSSLNQHMRIHTGEKPFTCTRCGKSFSRSSHLNHHMRIHTGEKPFMCTQCGKSFSQSSSLNLHMMIHTGEEPFTCTQCGKSFCQSSHLNLHMRIHTGEKPFTCTQCERSFNYSSNLNKHIRIHTGEKPFACTQCERSFNQSSSLNEHMRIHTGEKPFTCTQCGKSFGRKCNLKIHLRIHTGEKPFTCTQCEKSFNKSSNLNKHMRIHTGEKPFNCT, encoded by the exons atggcgtttattaaagaggagagtgaagatgtgaagattgaagaaacattcagagtcaaacaggaagatctgcaggaacaaacag accaaattgaagagaatgaggggaatAAAGAAGAGGatcatcatgtcaaaattgaggaaaaaactcatttacagactgatggtattttgaaaaggagagacaagaatcgtttcacctgcacacagtgtggaaagagttttggaagacaaagcagtcttaaaattcacatgaggatccacactggagagaaaccattcacatgcactcagtgtgggaagagtttcatccaatcatcatcccttaatctacacatgatgagccacaatggagagaaaccattcacttgcacccggtgtgggaagagtttcagccgctCATCACACCTTgatcaccacatgaggatccacactggagagaaaccattcatgtgcactcagtgtgggaagagattCAGcctatcatcatcccttaatcaacacatgaggatccacactggagagaaaccattcatgtgcactcagtgtgggaagagtttcagcctatcatcatcccttaatctacacttaagaatccacactggagagaaaccattcacatgcactcagtgtgggaagagtttcagccaatcatcatcccttaatcaacacatgaggatccacactggagagaaaccattcacttgcacccggtgtgggaagagtttcagccgctcatcacaccttaatcaccacatgaggatccacactggagagaaaccattcatgtgcactcagtgtgggaagagtttcagccaatcatcatcccttaatctacacatgatgatccacactggagaggaaccattcacatgcactcagtgtgggaaaagtttctgccaatcatcacaccttaatctgcacatgaggatccacactggagagaaaccattcacttgcactcagtgtgagaGGAGTTTTAACTACTCctcaaaccttaataaacacataaggatccacactggagagaaaccatttgcatgcactcagtgtgagaggagtttcaaccaatcatcatcccttaatgaacacatgaggatccacactggagagaaaccattcacttgcactcagtgtggaaagagttttggaagaaaatgcAATCTTAAGATTCAcctgaggatccacactggagagaaaccattcacatgcactcagtgtgagaagagttttaacaaatcatcaaaccttaataaacacatgaggatccacactggagagaaaccattcaattgcacttaa
- the LOC130222097 gene encoding gastrula zinc finger protein XlCGF57.1-like isoform X1: MAFIKEESEDVKIEETFRVKQEDLQEQTGGCQRKEGPVNQEVCARYDADQIEENEGNKEEDHHVKIEEKTHLQTDGILKRRDKNRFTCTQCGKSFGRQSSLKIHMRIHTGEKPFTCTQCGKSFIQSSSLNLHMMSHNGEKPFTCTRCGKSFSRSSHLDHHMRIHTGEKPFMCTQCGKRFSLSSSLNQHMRIHTGEKPFMCTQCGKSFSLSSSLNLHLRIHTGEKPFTCTQCGKSFSQSSSLNQHMRIHTGEKPFTCTRCGKSFSRSSHLNHHMRIHTGEKPFMCTQCGKSFSQSSSLNLHMMIHTGEEPFTCTQCGKSFCQSSHLNLHMRIHTGEKPFTCTQCERSFNYSSNLNKHIRIHTGEKPFACTQCERSFNQSSSLNEHMRIHTGEKPFTCTQCGKSFGRKCNLKIHLRIHTGEKPFTCTQCEKSFNKSSNLNKHMRIHTGEKPFNCT, translated from the exons atggcgtttattaaagaggagagtgaagatgtgaagattgaagaaacattcagagtcaaacaggaagatctgcaggaacaaacag GTGGCTGTCAAAGGAAGGAGGGACCGGTGAACCAGGAAGTCTGTGCCAGGTATGATGCAG accaaattgaagagaatgaggggaatAAAGAAGAGGatcatcatgtcaaaattgaggaaaaaactcatttacagactgatggtattttgaaaaggagagacaagaatcgtttcacctgcacacagtgtggaaagagttttggaagacaaagcagtcttaaaattcacatgaggatccacactggagagaaaccattcacatgcactcagtgtgggaagagtttcatccaatcatcatcccttaatctacacatgatgagccacaatggagagaaaccattcacttgcacccggtgtgggaagagtttcagccgctCATCACACCTTgatcaccacatgaggatccacactggagagaaaccattcatgtgcactcagtgtgggaagagattCAGcctatcatcatcccttaatcaacacatgaggatccacactggagagaaaccattcatgtgcactcagtgtgggaagagtttcagcctatcatcatcccttaatctacacttaagaatccacactggagagaaaccattcacatgcactcagtgtgggaagagtttcagccaatcatcatcccttaatcaacacatgaggatccacactggagagaaaccattcacttgcacccggtgtgggaagagtttcagccgctcatcacaccttaatcaccacatgaggatccacactggagagaaaccattcatgtgcactcagtgtgggaagagtttcagccaatcatcatcccttaatctacacatgatgatccacactggagaggaaccattcacatgcactcagtgtgggaaaagtttctgccaatcatcacaccttaatctgcacatgaggatccacactggagagaaaccattcacttgcactcagtgtgagaGGAGTTTTAACTACTCctcaaaccttaataaacacataaggatccacactggagagaaaccatttgcatgcactcagtgtgagaggagtttcaaccaatcatcatcccttaatgaacacatgaggatccacactggagagaaaccattcacttgcactcagtgtggaaagagttttggaagaaaatgcAATCTTAAGATTCAcctgaggatccacactggagagaaaccattcacatgcactcagtgtgagaagagttttaacaaatcatcaaaccttaataaacacatgaggatccacactggagagaaaccattcaattgcacttaa
- the LOC130222118 gene encoding gastrula zinc finger protein XlCGF57.1-like, whose amino-acid sequence MVFIKEESEDVKIEETFTVKQEDLQEQTDLIEENEGREKEEHHVKVEDKTHLQTDGILKKRDKNCFNCTQCGKSLANKSKLKIHMRIHTGEKPFTCTQCGKSFSQSSSLNLHMRNHTGEKPFTCTQCGKSFSHSSNLNKHMSIHTGEKPFTCTQCGKSFIRSSSLNLHMRIHTGEKPFTCTQCGKSFIRSSSLNHHMSIHTGGKPFTCTQCGKSFRISSSLNLHMSIHTGEKLFTCTQCGKSFIRSSSLNLHMSIHTGEKPFTCTQCGKSFNSSSNLNQHMRIHTGEKLFSCTQCGRSFIHSSHLNQHMMIHTGEKPFTCNQCGKSFSSSSTLYRHMKIHTREKPFTCTQCGKSFSQSSHLNKHTKIHTREYMCLECEKTFNTAAELKRHKSIHTGEKPVFTVQ is encoded by the exons atggtgtttattaaagaggagagtgaagatgtgaagattgaagaaacattcacagtcaaacaggaagatctgcaggaacaaacag acctaattgaagagaatgaggggagagaaaaggaggaacatcatgtcaaagttgaggacaaaactcatttacagactgatggtattttgaaaaagaGAGACAAGAATTGTTTCaactgcactcagtgtggaaagagtttggcaaataaaagcaaacttaagattcacatgaggatccacactggagagaaaccattcacatgcactcagtgtgggaagagtttcagccaatcatcatcccttaatctacacatgaggaaccacactggagagaaaccattcacatgcactcagtgtgggaagagtttcagccactcatcaaaccttaataaacacatgagtatccacactggagagaaaccattcacatgcactcagtgtgggaagagtttcatccgctcatcatcccttaatctccacatgaggattcacactggagagaaaccattcacatgcactcagtgtgggaagagtttcatccgctcatcatcccttaatcaccacatgagtATCCACACTGGAgggaaaccattcacatgcactcagtgtgggaagagtttcaggatatcatcatcccttaatctacacatgagtatccacactggagagaaactattcacatgcactcagtgtgggaagagtttcatccgctcatcatcccttaatctccACATGagtatccacactggagagaaaccatttacatgcactcagtgtgggaagagttttaacagctcatcaaaccttaatcagcacatgaggatccacactggagagaaactattctcatgcacacagtgtgggaggagtttcatccactcatcacaccttaatcaacacatgatgatccacactggagagaaaccattcacatgcaaccagtgtgggaagagtttcagctcaTCATCAACGCTTTatagacacatgaagatccacaccagagaaaaaccattcacatgcactcagtgtgggaagagtttcagccaatcatcacaccttaataaacacacaaaGATCCACACgagagagtatatgtgcttggaatgtgagaagacttttaataCAGCTGCAGAATTGAAACGGCACAAGAgtattcacactggagaaaaaccagtGTTCACAGTGCAGTAa